GCACCTTCTGCGCCACGGCGCGCGGCGGCCTGGTGCGCAACCTGAGTCCGGGCGAGATCATCGAGCAGATCCTGCACCTGCGGCGGGACCTCGCCGCCGAACCCGTCCCCGGTCGGGGCGACCGGCAGCACAACGTGGTCTTCATGGGCATGGGCGAACCGCTGGACAACTGGGAAGGGCTGGCGCCGGCCCTGGAGAGCATGCTGCATCCGGACGGCCTGGGCATGTCGCGACGGCGGGTCCAGGTCTCGACCAGCGGTCCGGCCGCAGGGCTGCGGCAGCTGATCGCGGCGAATCCCGGCGTGGGGCTGACCCTGAGCCTGGGCGGCTCGACCGACGAGGAGCGGCGCCGGATCATGCCGGTGCCCGGGCGCACGACGCTGGCCGAAGCGATCGATCTGGCCGCCGAGTACGGCCGGGTGGCGGCCCGGCGGGTGACGGTGGCGTGGGTCGTCATCCGGGAGCGCACCGATCGGCCGGAGCAGGCCGAGCGGCTGGCCCGCCTGTTGAAGGGCCGGCACATCAAGGTGAACCTGATCCCGTGGAATCCCCTCGACGATTCGCGGCTCGAGGCCGCGGACGAGGGCGCCGTGCTCGCCTTCCAGGCGGTGCTGACCGGCGCCGGCGTCCCGACGTTCATCCGCGCCAGCGGCGGCCGCGACATCGATGCGGCCTGCGGCCAGCTGCGGCGCAAGCGCGCCTCCTGATCATCGCGGCGACCTGGACGGCAAACGGCTCCCGCCACCGGCGGGAGCCGTTCGCATGCCGAGGTCCGGACGCGTCGTCGCGCCGGTTCCGCGTCAGATGACGTCGGCGAGGTTGGTGCGGTCGAGGGCGCCGGTGAGCGCATCCTGCGCTTCGCGCCAGACACCGGCCACCGCGCACGTGTCGGCGTCCTTGCAGGGATTGACCTTCCGCAGGCAGTGGTTCAGGACGATGCCGCCCTCGCACACCTCGACCACATCGCGCAGGGTGATCTCCTCGGCCGGACGCCCCAGACTGAAGCCCCCCTTGACGCCCCGGTGGGACTTGACGATGCCCGCCTGCCCCAGCATCTGGAAGATCTTCGCGAGGAACGCTTCGGACACCTCGCAGGAACCGGCGATGACCTTCAGCTGCACCGGCGCGTCGTCGTTGCGCCGCGCCAACTCCTGCAGGCCCCTGATTGCGTACTCCGTCTGGCGTGTGATCTGCAGCATCGCTTTCGTCCTCCCACCCGGGTCCGGGACCCGTTGGTCCGTGGCGTGTGATGAGTCTGTGGGTTCAAAAAAGGTCTGCTCTTATCCGAAAGTCAAACGTCAGAATGTTGTTGAAAATGAAGGGCCTTTTCAGCGAGACGCGACAGCGGCGGCAACCCGTCGGCGGGAGCGGCGAAGCAGCCCGGGGCGCCCGGCCGCGACGCCCGCCAGCGGCTGCTGTCGCCGCGGAGGCGGGCCGGCAGCTCGGCCCGCGCGGGCAATTCGCAGCCGAGGACGGTGGCCTGCAGACGGTACCGTGTGATGCCGTGGCGGACGGTGCCGAGGGTCTCCCACCCGCCCCCGGCGGGGCCCATCGCGTCCGGCAGATCGAGCCGGTCGGCGACGGACCCCCAGGGGACCGCGGGGACGTCCGGACCGGACCACCAGGCCGTCGTGGGCAGACCCCAGAGGCCCCGGTGCAATCCGGAGAAATCGTCGCGGACGGAGCGCCGCCCGGGCGCGCTGCTCGGCCAGGCCCCGGCGGACGGCGGCTCGAGAAAGACGCGGTCGCGCCACCGCACCACGAGCAGCGCGAGCCCCACCTCCTCGGGACGACGGGGCGGGCGCGGGGGCGGCACCCGGTCGGCCCAGCCGCCACGGCCGGCCCGGCACGATCCGGCCACGGGGCACTCGCGGCAGCGGGCGTCGCGGGCCCGGCAGACGAGGGCGCCGAGTTCCATGAGGGCTTCGTTCCAGGGTCCGGGCGCGGCGGCCGGCACGAGAGCCGTCCCCAGATCGTCGACGGCGCGCCGACGTTCCGCCTCGCCACACGCCGCCCAGGCGTCCGGGTCGGTCACCGCCCAGCGGGCCAGGACGCGTCGCGCGTTGGCGTCGAGGGCCGGCACGCGCTCGCCGAGGCCGAGGCTCGCGATGGCGCCGCTGGCGTAGGGACCGACGCCCGGCAGGGCGCTCCACTCGTCGCGGTTCGCCGGCCAGACGCCCCTCCGCTCGCCGACGATGCAGCGGGCCGCCGCGTGCAGGTTGCGGGCCCGGGAGTAGTAGCCCAGCCCCGCCCAGGCGGCGAGCACGTCGGACTCGGGGGCGGCGGCCAGGGCGGCCACCGACGGGAAGCGCTCCATGAAGCGGATCCAGTACGGCACCACGGCCTGCACGGTCGTCTGCTGCAGCATGATCTCGCTGATCCAGATGCCGTACAGGTCGTCGCCGTCGCGCCACGGCAGGTCGCGCCGGACCCCGGCGAACCAGTCGTCGAGACGGGCGGCGAAGGCGGGGTCGTCGGGCATGCGCAGCAGGTCGAAGGCCGTCTCCATCTGTTCCTCCCGCGGGGTGCGGTCGATGCCGATTGACAAAGGTCGGACGAGCGGTGACCATGTTCGGACTCGCCCGCGCGTTCCGCAACCGCAAGTCCATTCCCACGGTCCGGGAGGCCCCATGTCCGTTCAGACCATCCCCGAGCTGTTCCTCGCCGCCATGCGGGAATACCCGCGGCCGGACTGCTTCTCCTATCGCGACGGCAGCGGCCAGTACGTGGACGTGTCGAGCGAGGAGGCCCTGCGTCGGGTGCGCGCCCTGCGCTTCGGACTGAAGTCGCTCGGGGTGCAGCCGGGCGACCGGGTCGCGCTGCTGTCGGAGAATCGCCTCGAATGGGCCCTGTGCGACCTGGCGACCCAGTGCGCCGGCGCCGTGGTGGTGCCCATCTACCCCACGCTGCTCGAGGAGACGATCCGCTACATCCTGCAGGACTGCGAACCGGTGGCCGTCTTCGTCTCGTCCGAGGAGCAGGCCCGCAAGATCCACGCGATCCGCGAAGACCTGCCGTTCGTGCGCGACGTCATCTCGTTCGACGCCGTGGCGGTGCCCGACGTGATGCCCCTGGACAAGATCAAGCGCATCGGCCAGAACCTGGTCGACCAGAACCCGCCGACGCCGGCCGAGGACTGCACGCCGGTCGCCAAGGACAGCCCCTGCAGCATCATCTACACCTCGGGCACGACGGGCAACCCCAAGGGCGTGGTGCTCACCCACTGGAACTTCGTCTCGAACGTGCTGAACGTGGGCAAGGTGATCTCGTTCAACCGGGACGACCGCTGCCTCAGCTTCCTGCCCCTGAGCCACGTGCTCGAACGCATGGCCGGGTTCTACACCATGCTCCACTCCGGCGTCGGCATCGCCTACGCCGAGCGCATGGACACGGTGCCCGTCGACGTCCTCGCGGTGCGGCCGACCA
This genomic interval from bacterium contains the following:
- a CDS encoding Rrf2 family transcriptional regulator; this translates as MLQITRQTEYAIRGLQELARRNDDAPVQLKVIAGSCEVSEAFLAKIFQMLGQAGIVKSHRGVKGGFSLGRPAEEITLRDVVEVCEGGIVLNHCLRKVNPCKDADTCAVAGVWREAQDALTGALDRTNLADVI
- the rlmN gene encoding 23S rRNA (adenine(2503)-C(2))-methyltransferase RlmN — translated: MQNLTCQPLLRDLVPDQFAALAAEFDVPAYRSHQLREWALKHGALAWDDMANVPRALREAAARRFDLRGLEVRERQVSRDGTRKFLFATRDGNTIESVIIPMAEHVTFCLSTQVGCAMACTFCATARGGLVRNLSPGEIIEQILHLRRDLAAEPVPGRGDRQHNVVFMGMGEPLDNWEGLAPALESMLHPDGLGMSRRRVQVSTSGPAAGLRQLIAANPGVGLTLSLGGSTDEERRRIMPVPGRTTLAEAIDLAAEYGRVAARRVTVAWVVIRERTDRPEQAERLARLLKGRHIKVNLIPWNPLDDSRLEAADEGAVLAFQAVLTGAGVPTFIRASGGRDIDAACGQLRRKRAS
- a CDS encoding A/G-specific adenine glycosylase, producing METAFDLLRMPDDPAFAARLDDWFAGVRRDLPWRDGDDLYGIWISEIMLQQTTVQAVVPYWIRFMERFPSVAALAAAPESDVLAAWAGLGYYSRARNLHAAARCIVGERRGVWPANRDEWSALPGVGPYASGAIASLGLGERVPALDANARRVLARWAVTDPDAWAACGEAERRRAVDDLGTALVPAAAPGPWNEALMELGALVCRARDARCRECPVAGSCRAGRGGWADRVPPPRPPRRPEEVGLALLVVRWRDRVFLEPPSAGAWPSSAPGRRSVRDDFSGLHRGLWGLPTTAWWSGPDVPAVPWGSVADRLDLPDAMGPAGGGWETLGTVRHGITRYRLQATVLGCELPARAELPARLRGDSSRWRASRPGAPGCFAAPADGLPPLSRLAEKALHFQQHSDV